ACGGCGTCCTCGTCCTCACCGGCCAACTGCCGCCAGGTTGGCGCGTCCGGGTCGACGTCGAAGCCGCTGAGCGCCTGGGCGTCCCAGCCGACCACGGTGGCGTCGAACTGCGGACCGGCGCAGCGCAGCACCTGGCCGGCATGGACCCGCAGCAGCGTGCCCGGTCGGCACGGCAGCAGGTGGAAATCCAGCTCGGCGTCCCCATGCCCACGGGTGGTGAGGATCAACAGTTCCCGCTCGACGAGCACGGGCCGACGCCAGCCACGGTCGCCGGCCAGGTCGGCGAGCGCGAACGTGGCCATCTCGTCGGGTACGGGTCGAGCCGCTCCGATCGGTGGCGCGGTGAAGGGACCGGTGGAGACCATCGCCTGCGACGGTAGCCCGAACCGCAGGTCACCGCATCCCCCGGCCGATGATGCCCGCCGCACCGGACCCGGCGCGCCGCCACGGGGTTGTCGCGGTCCCGACGGCCGGGCTACGTTACCCGGCGGTAGCGCCGTCCGGTTTCGGCCCGCCCGGCGCCCCGCCGGCCGCACGCCGAGCCGGCGGACCTCGCCGACTCGCGATGGGATGGGCATGACGCAGCTGTTCTCGGTCGAAGGCAAGACGGTCCTGGTCACCGGCGGGTCGCGGGGGATCGGTCTGATGATCGCCCAGGGCTTCGTCCGGGCCGGCGCGCAGGTGATCATCTCGTCCCGCAAGGCGGACGTCTGCGAGGCGGTCGCCAAGGAGCTCTCCGCCGAGGGCCGCTGCGAGGCCATCCCGGCCGACCTCAGCGACGACGCCGGCGCCGAGGGGCTGGCCGCCGCCGTGCGGGAGCGCTTCCCCCGCCTCGACGTGCTGGTCAACAACGCCGGTGCGACCTGGGGCGCGCCGCTGGAAAACTACCCGGAGGCCGCGTTCGACAAGCTGTGGGCGGTCAACGTCAAGGCCGTCTTCCGGCTGACCACCGCGCTGCTGCCGGCGCTGCGCGCCGCCGCCAGCGCCGACGACCCGGCCCGCGTGATCAACATCGGGTCGATCGACGGCGTCCGGGTGCCGTGGCTGGAGGTGTACGCGTACTCGGCCACCAAGGCGGCCGTGCACATGCTCACCCGCAGCCTGGCCCACCAGCTGGCCGGCGAGCAGATCACCGTCAACGCGATCGCGCCCGGCCCGTTCGAGAGCAAGATGATGGCGTTCGCGCTGAACGACCCGACGAGCCGGGCCTCCATCGAGCAGCAGGTGCCGCTGGGTCGCATCGGCCGCCCTGAGGACATGGCCGGCACGGCCATCTATCTGTCCTCGCGGGCCGGCGCGTACCTCACCGGCGCGGTCATTCCGGTCGACGGCGGCATCACCACGCACGGCTGAGGCACCGGCCGACCCGGGGCGGGCAGGCCCGCGTGCCCCCGGGTGTGCCGGAGCCGCGCGGTCGGCAGATCCGCGCGGCCCCGTGATGGCCGGTGTTGCCCGTTCGGGCGGTGGTCAGCGACCGGCGAGCAGCCGGTTCACCGCCGTGTCGACGTCCAGGTGCTCGGCCTCCCGGCCGCGCCGGACGACGACGTAGGTCCGTCGAAGGAAACGCACCAGGACGCTGCGCGGCACCTCGAAGAGGGCGTTGCCGTCCGGTGACGAGAGGGCCAGCGCGACGAAGTCGCCGCGCGGGGTGGCCCAGGGCCAGACCCGCACATCCCCGATTCCGGCTGGCTCGTCCAGGCCGGTGACCAGCAGTTCGCGAGCAAAGGACCAGCTCACTGCCTCGCCACCAGCCGATTCGGCATGAAACAGGACATGGACCGCATACGGGTCAGCAGGGTCGTAACGCAGACTGGCACGCACCGGCAATGCGGTGGCGTCAGGCGCGACGAGCCTTAGCGACGTCTCGACCTCTACGGTCGTCGGTCGAATGACACTCATGGACGTTCTCCCCCCGGCACCGCTGCGGAACGCGCGTGTCCCGCTTTTCCCATACTCAGGTGCTACTCCTGGCTACGCTCCGCCATACGCTGACTTCACCCAGTGGTGGGAAGGGGGACGGAAACGCCTCGTGAATGCGAGGATTCATGTAGGATTTCCGGTTCTGCCCAGTGTGTGATCCCGCCCGGCATCGGGTGGTTCAGTCGTCGACTTACTCCGGTAACGTCCAGTCGACCGTTGCAGTGACGGGCCCGAGCGACACTGGGGGGTGAAATGGTTACGAACCGATCCTCAGTGGATCCGGCCGTGGCGTCCGGCCCACCGAACGTCGCGGTCCGAGCAGCCGAAAAGCGGGGGTACGGAGTGCCGAGGAAGCAGCCCGAGTGGTCCGGTCGGCCGGGGTCCGACGCGGGACGGACCGGCGGTGGCGCGCGCGCCGGTGATGGCGGTGCTGACCAGTCCGGCGATGGCGCGGGTCGTGCCGGCGGCGGTGGTGCCGGTCACGGTGGTGCCGGTCATGGTGGTGCGGGTCATGGTGGTGCGGGTCGTGGTGCCGGTGGCGTCATCGTCGTGGCGGACCCGCCGCGGCACCCGCGCTGGCGGGATCGAATCTCGACCACCCTCGACCTGATCCGGGCCAACCCCACCGGCCGGATCGCCCTCAAGGTCTTCATCGCGATCGCCGGTGCGCTGGTGGTGACCATCGGCATCGCCCTCATTCCGCTCCCCGGGCCGGGTTGGCTGCTGGTCATCGCCGGGCTGGGCATCTGGGCCGTCGAGTACCACTGGGCCCGCCGGCTGCTCGGCTTCACCCGCCGGCACGTGCACGGCTGGACGCAGTGGGTGAAGCGGCAGTCACTGCTTGTGCGCATCGTGCTCGGCTCTGTCGGCCTGGTCTTCGTGGGCGTGGTGGTCTGGCTGTCGCTCAAGTACAGCCTCGGCATCGACGTGGTGGCGCAGGCGATGCACTACCTCGCGACGCACTGACCCCGGATTTCCGGTCTGGTTCCACGATCGGGTAGAGTCATCGGCGCTGAGGGCGATTAGCTCAGTGGGAGAGCGCTTCGTTCACACCGAAGAGGTCGCTGGTTCGATACCAGCATCGCCCACGCAGGTCAAAGGCCACTTCCCGGCTTCGGGAGGTGGCCTTTCTGCTTGTGTACAGCAGCTAAGTACAGCAGCCCGGCTATTGCGTTAGCGACTCGCCGAGGCGCTTGAGTGCGTCGCTGGTCGCTCTCGACGAGACCTGGGTGTAGATCTCCATCGCCACCGAGAAGCGGGCGTGCCGGAGGATCTGCATGACAACTCGCGGGTGGACGTCGAGGTCGGCCAGGAGCGTGGCGCAGGTCCGCCTCGCGTCGTGGACGGTGATCAGCTTGACTCCTGCCTTGTCGCATCGGGTCTGCCAGGATCGCTGGAAGTTGCGGGGCTCGATGGGTGTGCCATAGCTGGTGGTGAACACGAGGTCGTTCTCGTGCCACGCCTTGCCGGCGGTTGCTCGGGCTTCGTCACGTTGCTCGCGTCGCAGCTTCAACGCGGTCAGGCAGATGTCGGGCAGGGGCAGGGTGGCGTCGGACGCCTGGGTCTTGGTGTCGCAGAGCAGGAGTTGCCCGCGCACGCGTTGCAGTTGGCGGCCGATCGCCAGCTCTCCGGCGTCGAGGTCGACGCCCTCCCCGGTGAGTCCCAACGCCTCGCCTTTCCGCAGACCGACGACGAGGACCAGGGCGTAGGCGGCGTAGAGCGGGTCCTCGTCGTGGCGGGCGGACTCCAGGAACGTGCGGGCCTCGTCGCTCGACCACGACTTGCCCCGTCGACGGCGGACGGTGGCCAGGGTGACCGCCACGGCCGGGTTCTTGGTGATGAGGTCTTCGGCCTGGGCGTGAGTGAGGGCAGCTCGACTGTCCGAATGCCTGTCGTATGGGGTTCTCCGCGGCTTCGGACACAAGTTGAACCTCGGGCCTGGCACTGCAGATCGTCGTCGGATTCGTGTCGGCGAGTTACGAACCACGGCGCTGTGAGGTCCCCGAAGTGCTCCGCTCGCTGTCGGATGGCAAGCTCGTGTCCCATGATCGATGATTTCGCGAAGGACTGCCTGCATGGCCGGCTCAAGGGGATCCGGGAGGCACTGGTCTGGAAGCTCGACGGCCTGTCCGAGTACGACATCCGGCGTCCCCTGACAGCGACGGGGACCAACCTCCTCGGCCTGGTGAAGCACGTGGCGACGTTGGAGGCCTGGTATTTCGGTGAGGTCTTCGGCCGCCCGTCCCCGGATGCGCTGGGGCGATGGCAGGACGCGGACGGCAGCGACCTGTGGGTGTCCCCGGGCGAGACCCGCGAACAGATCATCGACTTCTATCAGCGTGCCTGGGGGCATGCGGACGCGACGATTCAAGCGCTTCCCCTCGACGCGCCCGGCCACGTGCCGTGGTGGTCGCGGTCGGACGTCAAGCTGTTCGCCATCATGATCCACGTCCTTCAGGAGACCACCCGGCATGCCGGACACGCCGACATCCTGCGTGAGCAACTCGATGGCCGCACCGGGGTGAG
The nucleotide sequence above comes from Micromonospora sp. NBC_00389. Encoded proteins:
- a CDS encoding glucose 1-dehydrogenase, whose product is MTQLFSVEGKTVLVTGGSRGIGLMIAQGFVRAGAQVIISSRKADVCEAVAKELSAEGRCEAIPADLSDDAGAEGLAAAVRERFPRLDVLVNNAGATWGAPLENYPEAAFDKLWAVNVKAVFRLTTALLPALRAAASADDPARVINIGSIDGVRVPWLEVYAYSATKAAVHMLTRSLAHQLAGEQITVNAIAPGPFESKMMAFALNDPTSRASIEQQVPLGRIGRPEDMAGTAIYLSSRAGAYLTGAVIPVDGGITTHG
- a CDS encoding SsgA family sporulation/cell division regulator, producing MSVIRPTTVEVETSLRLVAPDATALPVRASLRYDPADPYAVHVLFHAESAGGEAVSWSFARELLVTGLDEPAGIGDVRVWPWATPRGDFVALALSSPDGNALFEVPRSVLVRFLRRTYVVVRRGREAEHLDVDTAVNRLLAGR
- a CDS encoding TIGR02611 family protein is translated as MVVADPPRHPRWRDRISTTLDLIRANPTGRIALKVFIAIAGALVVTIGIALIPLPGPGWLLVIAGLGIWAVEYHWARRLLGFTRRHVHGWTQWVKRQSLLVRIVLGSVGLVFVGVVVWLSLKYSLGIDVVAQAMHYLATH
- a CDS encoding DinB family protein — protein: MIDDFAKDCLHGRLKGIREALVWKLDGLSEYDIRRPLTATGTNLLGLVKHVATLEAWYFGEVFGRPSPDALGRWQDADGSDLWVSPGETREQIIDFYQRAWGHADATIQALPLDAPGHVPWWSRSDVKLFAIMIHVLQETTRHAGHADILREQLDGRTGVRPEYEEQIDTAAREAYRAKIERAAQEGAGGSRHAGLSDTHGA